The following coding sequences lie in one Spinacia oleracea cultivar Varoflay chromosome 1, BTI_SOV_V1, whole genome shotgun sequence genomic window:
- the LOC110775223 gene encoding protein REVERSION-TO-ETHYLENE SENSITIVITY1 has protein sequence MIPATLSGMGLEAGSNNDTINMLDELWPLNVIDPEKSKFPCCLVWTPLPVVSWLAPFIGHVGICREDGSILDFSGSNLVNVNDFAFGAVARYYQLDRRQCCFPANLSGHKCEQHRYKHHEFGTAISWDDGLESSMRHYENKSYNLFTCNCHSFVANCLNRLCCGGSMSWNMINIAALVLCKGRWVDVKSVLRSFLPFVVVVCLGIYMVGWLFLIALLSFSFMLLAWFVVGTYFIKNILDC, from the exons ATGATACCTGCAACACTTTCTGGAATGGGTTTAGAGGCAGGTAGCAATAATGACACTATAAACATGTTAGATGAGCTTTGGCCTCTTAATGTTATTGATCCAGAAAAGTCGAAGTTTCCATGCTGTTTAGTTTGGACTCCACTTCCAGTTGTCTCGTGGCTGGCACCTTTTATTGGACATGTTGGCATATGTCGGGAAGATGGCTCTATTCTAGATTTTTCTGGGTCTAATCTTGTAAATGTAAATGATTTTGCATTTGGTGCAGTCGCCAGATACTACCAACTTGACAGAAGACAG TGTTGCTTTCCTGCGAATCTATCTGGGCACAAGTGCGAGCAGCATCGCTACAAGCATCACGAGTTTGGGACTGCTATATCTTGGGATGACGGTCTAGAATCAAGTATGCGTCACTACGAGAATAAATCATACAATCTCTTCACGTGTAACTGCCACTCGTTTGTGGCCAACTGTCTCAACCGCCTATGTTGCGGTGGGTCAATGAGCTGGAATATGATTAACATTGCTGCACTTGTACTGTGTAAGGGGCGATGGGTGGATGTGAAGTCTGTCCTTCGATCTTTCCTGCCTTTTGTGGTGGTGGTTTGCCTTGGAATTTACATGGTTGGGTGGCTCTTCTTGATTGCCCTGTTATCTTTTTCTTTTATGCTTCTTGCTTGGTTTGTGGTTGGAACCTATTTTATCAAGAACATACTAGACTGTTAG
- the LOC110775236 gene encoding uncharacterized protein isoform X2 yields the protein MSDLEKTNKIWSPKPVEYEDSEAAKLCAVLHDCKHSVEDSVQQTIRTKKLQYGKFKGQDGNYVRLGPCFKPEKLDKVLKSLKECFPTEFTKSPFLNEPEKLKCDWVKTSGKPVNGWTSTIDTQQWFTRLSSKHDKWRKLRIYEFLRLSTYPALPFYGAMTLGLLCCWNPCLNVFVTGQGFKTITLEDIAFLTGLSPIGVDLPTQSLIDGALDMEKTTPWKNKTNMSYSSIVDYYNPDKSKSLSDEISRKEEVLFINLAFCKLLMFPSCNVNKTFLKLAANIEASGLDPKRTESLCLAPLFLGQVYRCLYRLRTHEKLSTAGGPIWVISMWGLFYFPRLVEHKDDEELKADFDKPSVLPVKECCCYGELAIHTNSPVVHLAFEEVLRGLLFPTREASQSDWHPFSGEDEMDIPSEGKIREDTSGHWMKEAAPVWLVEISCMRIREGDESHWSSILVSRDLICLEPQAIGVEAYNPNLVARQFGMTQGLGIPYYKTLNRPWGTRLNLLDMALKSVDNKHSFTETWLKSLPTYEVRYLHITPWFRRAEIDSGYELWWIDFLKRCQPSWLEAFATLIRNIHGPLMMYSPSIAQNSLNPRKKKHSRARIAVFPGQTKALIEIEKCAQTSSPAKRELKRKSERIMAASTSRPSKKAVVEESKECDDNTPLKILRRRHSTPSFHRALRTVRKKRKYNFQPVASRTSSIVLACSNNPKQIHIKEPSQKTGPDIYNVSLNVLKVLEKEKEEATTPGIERDTSHATQSIPESLRKIINEELALETAGSEPEDSLEPPHQMVLGMGSANLKETSSVLSMDQILDKVILEPQEADLTRISPPQAEDHPSIQMEPTEGSGTRGVCYTPEKALAEVNSLVSLIEDTLRPASISSAFDIEKENAEKILNVLQSNMENLTAYADLADQIHKLSVVSPPQFKPNLAHFRNVFLSLQHQLQDINKDGVRLTYDSDTLRDLSIIAKDLRDRIQNSRERIDQIQAECSEYDKEIEEMEAKLQNLKQQRASKQQELNKEQHKFDDFSLTWSVTIPSLQKQTKIMVTAQQTKAERESALKTVKANVHSFLELLRTM from the exons ATGTCTGATCTCGAGAAGACTAATAAGATTTGGAGTCCGAAGCCTGTTGAATACGAGGACTCTGAGGCTGCAAAGCTTTGTGCGGTTCTTCATGATTGCAAACATTCCGTTGAGGATTCTGTGCAACAGACCATCAGGACAAAGAAACTACAATATGGAAAATTCAAGGGTCAAGATGGGAATTATGTTAGGCTTGGCCCTTGTTTCAAACCTGAAAAACTTGATAAAGTACTCAAATCGCTGAAGGAGTGTTTTCCTACTGAATTTACAAAGTCGCCCTTTCTGAATGAGCCGGAGAAGCTAAAGTGTGATTGGGTGAAAACCTCGGGCAAGCCAGTCAATGGTTGGACATCTACCATTGACACTCAACAGTGGTTCACTCGACTTTCTAGCAAGCACGATAAGTGGAGGAAACTGCGTATTTACGAGTTTCTtaggctctcaacatatcccGCTTTGCCATTCTACGGTGCTATGACTCTAGGATTGCTTTGTTGTTGGAATCCCTGCCTCAATGTGTTCGTCACTGGCCAGGGTTTCAAAACCATCACCCTTGAAGACATAGCTTTTCTTACTGGATTGTCTCCTATTGGTGTAGACCTCCCCACTCAAAGTTTAATAGATGGAGCTCTTGACATGGAGAAGACTACGCCATGGAAGAATAAAACAAACATGTCATATAGCTCCATTGTGGATTACTATAACCCTGATAAAAGTAAATCCCTCTCAGATGAAATCTCTAGGAAAGAAGAGGTATTGTTTATCAACCTTGCTTTTTGTAAACTGCTGATGTTTCCATCTTGCAATGTCAATAAAACTTTCTTGAAGCTAGCAGCAAACATTGAAGCTTCAGGACTGGACCCAAAAAGAACTGAATCCTTGTGTCTTGCCCCTCTTTTCCTGGGACAAGTGTATCGATGCCTTTATCGACTTCGAACCCATGAGAAGCTTTCTACTGCTGGTGGCCCTATATGGGTCATATCTATGTGGGGACTTTTTTACTTTCCTCGTCTTGTTGAACATAAAGACGACGAAGAGCTAAAAGCAGACTTTGACAAGCCTTCAGTTCTTCCTGTCAAAGAATGTTGTTGCTATGGGGAGTTGGCTATTCATACAAATTCTCCAGTGGTACATCTAGCGTTTGAAGAAGTCTTAAGGGGACTTCTGTTCCCCACCAGGGAGGCAAGTCAATCTGATTGGCACCCTTTTTCTGGTGAGGATGAAATGGATATTCCATCAGAAGGAAAAATTAGGGAGGATACATCAGGGCATTGGATGAAGGAAGCTGCCCCAGTTTGGCTCGTAGAGATTTCTTGCATGAGGATCCGTGAAGGGGATGAATCACATTGGTCCTCTATTTTGGTTTCTCGAGACCTTATCTGCCTCGAACCACAGGCCATTGGCGTTGAAGCTTATAATCCTAACCTCGTGGCTCGTCAATTTGGGATGACTCAAGGCCTGGGAATCCCCTACTATAAGACTTTGAATCGTCCTTGGGGAACCAGACTCAATCTTTTGGACATGGCCTTGAAATCAGTTGACAACAAGCATTCCTTCACCGAGACATGGCTGAAGTCTTTACCTACCTATGAGGTAAGGTATCTTCATATCACCCCTTGGTTTAGACGGGCCGAGATAGATTCAGGTTATGAGCTTTGGTGGATTGATTTTCTCAAGAGATGTCAACCGTCATGGCTTGAAGCCTTTGCCACTCTTATTCGAAACATCCACGGTCCTCTAATGATGTATTCTCCATCAATTGCCCAGAATTCTTTGAATCCAAGGAAAA AAAAACACAGCAGAGCTCGAATCGCTGTTTTTCCTGGTCAGACAAAAGCTTTGATAGAG ATAGAGAAATGTGCTCAAACATCATCTCCTGCTAAGAGGGAACtgaaaagaaagagtgaaaggATCATGGCCGCTTCTACTTCCCGGCCTTCAAAGAAGGCTGTTGTTGAAGAGTCCAAGGAATGTGATGATAATACTCCCCTCAAAATATTGAGGAGGCGGCATTCTACTCCATCTTTCCACCGTGCCCTCAGGACTGtaagaaagaaaaggaaat ACAATTTTCAACCAGTAGCTTCAAGGACTTCGAGTATTGTGCTGGCCTGTTCGAATAATCCGAAACAAATACACATCAAAGAACCCTCCCAGAAGACCGGGCCTGATATTTATAATGTTTCCTTGAACGTTCTCAAGGTTCTTGAGAAAGAAAAAGAGGAAGCAACCACCCCTGGCATAGAGCGTGATACTTCCCATGCTACTCAAAGTATTCCGGAAAGCTTGAGGAAAATAATCAATGAAGAATTAGCATTAGAAACTGCAGGTTCTGAACCTGAGGACTCTCTTGAGCCACCTCATCAGATGGTTCTTGGAATGGGTTCTGCTAATCTCAAGGAGACATCTTCTGTTCTTTCAATGGACCAAA TTTTAGACAAGGTGATTTTGGAACCCCAAGAAGCTGACCTTACTAGAATCTCTCCTCCTCAAGCGGAAGATCATCCATCAATACAAATGGAGCCCACGGAAGGTTCTGGGACAAGAG GGGTCTGTTACACCCCTGAAAAGGCGCTTGCAGAGGTAAATTCACTCGTGTCTCTCATCGAGGATACCCTTCGTCCTGCTTCTATTTCATCAGCATTCGACATTGAGAAAGAAAATGCAGAGAAGATCCTCAATGTATTGCAAAGCAACATGGAGAACCTCACAGCATATGCTGACCTGGCAGATCAGATTCATAAACTATCTGTAGTATCCCCTCCGCAGTTTAAGCCTAATTTAGCTCACTTCCGGAACGTTTTCTTATCCCTTCAACATCAGCTGCAAGATATTAACAAGGATGGAGTCAGGTTGACCTACGATTCAGACACCCTTCGTGATTTGAGTATCATCGCCAAAGATCTTCGAGATCGTATTCAGAATAGTCGAGAAAGAATAGACCAAATTCAAGCAGAATGTAGTGAATATGATAAGGAGATTGAAGAAATGGAGGCAAAACTTCAAAATCTGAAGCAACAACGAGCCAGTAAGCAACAAGAGCTAAACAAGGAACAGCATAAATTTGATGACTTTTCGTTGACTTGGTCAGTAACTATTCCTTCTCTTCAAAAGCAGACTAAAATCATGGTTACTGCTCAACAAACAAAGGCAGAACGAGAGTCTGCTCTCAAAACTGTCAAGGCCAATGTCCATAGTTTTCTCGAGCTTTTAAGAACGATGTAA
- the LOC110775236 gene encoding uncharacterized protein isoform X1 has translation MSDLEKTNKIWSPKPVEYEDSEAAKLCAVLHDCKHSVEDSVQQTIRTKKLQYGKFKGQDGNYVRLGPCFKPEKLDKVLKSLKECFPTEFTKSPFLNEPEKLKCDWVKTSGKPVNGWTSTIDTQQWFTRLSSKHDKWRKLRIYEFLRLSTYPALPFYGAMTLGLLCCWNPCLNVFVTGQGFKTITLEDIAFLTGLSPIGVDLPTQSLIDGALDMEKTTPWKNKTNMSYSSIVDYYNPDKSKSLSDEISRKEEVLFINLAFCKLLMFPSCNVNKTFLKLAANIEASGLDPKRTESLCLAPLFLGQVYRCLYRLRTHEKLSTAGGPIWVISMWGLFYFPRLVEHKDDEELKADFDKPSVLPVKECCCYGELAIHTNSPVVHLAFEEVLRGLLFPTREASQSDWHPFSGEDEMDIPSEGKIREDTSGHWMKEAAPVWLVEISCMRIREGDESHWSSILVSRDLICLEPQAIGVEAYNPNLVARQFGMTQGLGIPYYKTLNRPWGTRLNLLDMALKSVDNKHSFTETWLKSLPTYEVRYLHITPWFRRAEIDSGYELWWIDFLKRCQPSWLEAFATLIRNIHGPLMMYSPSIAQNSLNPRKKKHSRARIAVFPGQTKALIEIEKCAQTSSPAKRELKRKSERIMAASTSRPSKKAVVEESKECDDNTPLKILRRRHSTPSFHRALRTVRKKRKYNFQPVASRTSSIVLACSNNPKQIHIKEPSQKTGPDIYNVSLNVLKVLEKEKEEATTPGIERDTSHATQSIPESLRKIINEELALETAGSEPEDSLEPPHQMVLGMGSANLKETSSVLSMDQILDKVILEPQEADLTRISPPQAEDHPSIQMEPTEGSGTRGTTTSDISQSVIDDGSPTFSEVLESVELPLSSKGVCYTPEKALAEVNSLVSLIEDTLRPASISSAFDIEKENAEKILNVLQSNMENLTAYADLADQIHKLSVVSPPQFKPNLAHFRNVFLSLQHQLQDINKDGVRLTYDSDTLRDLSIIAKDLRDRIQNSRERIDQIQAECSEYDKEIEEMEAKLQNLKQQRASKQQELNKEQHKFDDFSLTWSVTIPSLQKQTKIMVTAQQTKAERESALKTVKANVHSFLELLRTM, from the exons ATGTCTGATCTCGAGAAGACTAATAAGATTTGGAGTCCGAAGCCTGTTGAATACGAGGACTCTGAGGCTGCAAAGCTTTGTGCGGTTCTTCATGATTGCAAACATTCCGTTGAGGATTCTGTGCAACAGACCATCAGGACAAAGAAACTACAATATGGAAAATTCAAGGGTCAAGATGGGAATTATGTTAGGCTTGGCCCTTGTTTCAAACCTGAAAAACTTGATAAAGTACTCAAATCGCTGAAGGAGTGTTTTCCTACTGAATTTACAAAGTCGCCCTTTCTGAATGAGCCGGAGAAGCTAAAGTGTGATTGGGTGAAAACCTCGGGCAAGCCAGTCAATGGTTGGACATCTACCATTGACACTCAACAGTGGTTCACTCGACTTTCTAGCAAGCACGATAAGTGGAGGAAACTGCGTATTTACGAGTTTCTtaggctctcaacatatcccGCTTTGCCATTCTACGGTGCTATGACTCTAGGATTGCTTTGTTGTTGGAATCCCTGCCTCAATGTGTTCGTCACTGGCCAGGGTTTCAAAACCATCACCCTTGAAGACATAGCTTTTCTTACTGGATTGTCTCCTATTGGTGTAGACCTCCCCACTCAAAGTTTAATAGATGGAGCTCTTGACATGGAGAAGACTACGCCATGGAAGAATAAAACAAACATGTCATATAGCTCCATTGTGGATTACTATAACCCTGATAAAAGTAAATCCCTCTCAGATGAAATCTCTAGGAAAGAAGAGGTATTGTTTATCAACCTTGCTTTTTGTAAACTGCTGATGTTTCCATCTTGCAATGTCAATAAAACTTTCTTGAAGCTAGCAGCAAACATTGAAGCTTCAGGACTGGACCCAAAAAGAACTGAATCCTTGTGTCTTGCCCCTCTTTTCCTGGGACAAGTGTATCGATGCCTTTATCGACTTCGAACCCATGAGAAGCTTTCTACTGCTGGTGGCCCTATATGGGTCATATCTATGTGGGGACTTTTTTACTTTCCTCGTCTTGTTGAACATAAAGACGACGAAGAGCTAAAAGCAGACTTTGACAAGCCTTCAGTTCTTCCTGTCAAAGAATGTTGTTGCTATGGGGAGTTGGCTATTCATACAAATTCTCCAGTGGTACATCTAGCGTTTGAAGAAGTCTTAAGGGGACTTCTGTTCCCCACCAGGGAGGCAAGTCAATCTGATTGGCACCCTTTTTCTGGTGAGGATGAAATGGATATTCCATCAGAAGGAAAAATTAGGGAGGATACATCAGGGCATTGGATGAAGGAAGCTGCCCCAGTTTGGCTCGTAGAGATTTCTTGCATGAGGATCCGTGAAGGGGATGAATCACATTGGTCCTCTATTTTGGTTTCTCGAGACCTTATCTGCCTCGAACCACAGGCCATTGGCGTTGAAGCTTATAATCCTAACCTCGTGGCTCGTCAATTTGGGATGACTCAAGGCCTGGGAATCCCCTACTATAAGACTTTGAATCGTCCTTGGGGAACCAGACTCAATCTTTTGGACATGGCCTTGAAATCAGTTGACAACAAGCATTCCTTCACCGAGACATGGCTGAAGTCTTTACCTACCTATGAGGTAAGGTATCTTCATATCACCCCTTGGTTTAGACGGGCCGAGATAGATTCAGGTTATGAGCTTTGGTGGATTGATTTTCTCAAGAGATGTCAACCGTCATGGCTTGAAGCCTTTGCCACTCTTATTCGAAACATCCACGGTCCTCTAATGATGTATTCTCCATCAATTGCCCAGAATTCTTTGAATCCAAGGAAAA AAAAACACAGCAGAGCTCGAATCGCTGTTTTTCCTGGTCAGACAAAAGCTTTGATAGAG ATAGAGAAATGTGCTCAAACATCATCTCCTGCTAAGAGGGAACtgaaaagaaagagtgaaaggATCATGGCCGCTTCTACTTCCCGGCCTTCAAAGAAGGCTGTTGTTGAAGAGTCCAAGGAATGTGATGATAATACTCCCCTCAAAATATTGAGGAGGCGGCATTCTACTCCATCTTTCCACCGTGCCCTCAGGACTGtaagaaagaaaaggaaat ACAATTTTCAACCAGTAGCTTCAAGGACTTCGAGTATTGTGCTGGCCTGTTCGAATAATCCGAAACAAATACACATCAAAGAACCCTCCCAGAAGACCGGGCCTGATATTTATAATGTTTCCTTGAACGTTCTCAAGGTTCTTGAGAAAGAAAAAGAGGAAGCAACCACCCCTGGCATAGAGCGTGATACTTCCCATGCTACTCAAAGTATTCCGGAAAGCTTGAGGAAAATAATCAATGAAGAATTAGCATTAGAAACTGCAGGTTCTGAACCTGAGGACTCTCTTGAGCCACCTCATCAGATGGTTCTTGGAATGGGTTCTGCTAATCTCAAGGAGACATCTTCTGTTCTTTCAATGGACCAAA TTTTAGACAAGGTGATTTTGGAACCCCAAGAAGCTGACCTTACTAGAATCTCTCCTCCTCAAGCGGAAGATCATCCATCAATACAAATGGAGCCCACGGAAGGTTCTGGGACAAGAGGTACAACTACTTCAGACATCTCTCAATCTGTTATTGATGATGGCTCCCCCACATTCTCGGAGGTACTCGAGTCTGTGGAGCTACCTTTGAGCTCAAAAG GGGTCTGTTACACCCCTGAAAAGGCGCTTGCAGAGGTAAATTCACTCGTGTCTCTCATCGAGGATACCCTTCGTCCTGCTTCTATTTCATCAGCATTCGACATTGAGAAAGAAAATGCAGAGAAGATCCTCAATGTATTGCAAAGCAACATGGAGAACCTCACAGCATATGCTGACCTGGCAGATCAGATTCATAAACTATCTGTAGTATCCCCTCCGCAGTTTAAGCCTAATTTAGCTCACTTCCGGAACGTTTTCTTATCCCTTCAACATCAGCTGCAAGATATTAACAAGGATGGAGTCAGGTTGACCTACGATTCAGACACCCTTCGTGATTTGAGTATCATCGCCAAAGATCTTCGAGATCGTATTCAGAATAGTCGAGAAAGAATAGACCAAATTCAAGCAGAATGTAGTGAATATGATAAGGAGATTGAAGAAATGGAGGCAAAACTTCAAAATCTGAAGCAACAACGAGCCAGTAAGCAACAAGAGCTAAACAAGGAACAGCATAAATTTGATGACTTTTCGTTGACTTGGTCAGTAACTATTCCTTCTCTTCAAAAGCAGACTAAAATCATGGTTACTGCTCAACAAACAAAGGCAGAACGAGAGTCTGCTCTCAAAACTGTCAAGGCCAATGTCCATAGTTTTCTCGAGCTTTTAAGAACGATGTAA
- the LOC110775232 gene encoding uncharacterized protein — protein sequence MADKPSRALVLYGYGLAPYITPFHSHIHALASRSSCGFLAIDDSSPTPEFADDKLIRELAELLDANEAVEKKDFGSEALKKLPNLNERFMGMRAAIISSSPTVKCFGEKLGFTNLEFKSADFAAEELLKMLGFQDGKTVDDHFDLVFVHIGSLVGEEGAQNDIDYVNSLVGTILQLAQHGSEIASRLHLTLIMSYGAVTVDDPNLSLLSLHDENDSDLQSLFPRQSYTLKGANPRNGIRHHSPILIAQWQDAVTRKDMAQEFSFSEFKENCGNLAIAADRFLHEIAFKLWKAPKYGA from the exons ATGGCGGACAAACCAAGTAGAGCTTTAGTGCTCTATGGCTATGGCTTAGCGCCTTACATCACCCCCTTTCACTCCCACATTCACGCTCTTGCATCCAGAAGTTCCTGCGGCTTCTTAGCGATTGATGATTCCTCCCCTACTCCAG AATTTGCAGATGACAAGCTAATCAGAGAACTGGCAGAGCTACTGGATGCAAATGAAGCT GTTGAAAAGAAGGATTTTGGATCAGAAGCTTTGAAGAAACTCCCAAACTTAAATGAAAG GTTCATGGGAATGAGAGCTGCTATAATCTCTAGCAGTCCGACTGTCAAATGCTTTGGTGAGAAGCTTGGTTTCACTAACCTGGAATTTAAATCAGCTGATTTTGCAGCTGAAGAGTTGCTAAAAATGCTTGGATTTCAAGATGGGAAAACAGTTGATGACCATTTTGATCTAGTCTTTGTGCATATTGGATCACTTGTGGGGGAAGAAGGTGCACAAAATGATATTGACTATGTAAACAGTTTGGTTGGGACGATATTGCAATTAGCCCAACATGGGTCAGAaattgcatcccgtttgcattTAACACTTATCATGAGCTATGGAGCTGTCACAGTAGATGATCCGAACTTATCATTGTTGTCCTTGCATGATGAAAACGACTCTGACCTTCAGTCCCTTTTCCCTCGTCAAAGCTATACTCTGAAAGGAGCAAATCCAAGAAATGGAATTAG GCACCATAGCCCGATTCTAATAGCACAATGGCAGGATGCTGTAACTCGTAAGGATATGGCGCAAGAGTTTTCTTTCAGTGAATTCAAAGAG AACTGTGGAAACCTTGCAATAGCAGCTGATAGATTTTTACATGAGATAGCCTTTAAGCTATGGAAGGCACCGAAATATGGAGCATAG